A genomic window from Astatotilapia calliptera chromosome 12, fAstCal1.2, whole genome shotgun sequence includes:
- the LOC113034313 gene encoding arrestin domain-containing protein 3-like: MFEQTIRNFKINFIRHDGRNSFSSGDQIIGHISFDLTKETKITSITTRLKGNVNVHWTAGGGGGKQETRKRYSARLDFFDLKGVILQEDRATRGTKLQLGTHVYPVTCQLPLGNFPSSFHGVHGKIAYTLTVGINRPWRMSKDFVTELKFVNHIDTNQPGLNAPLSGSNSVTPCSLWCNSSPVTLTVSVATKAFTPGETVKIFCEFSNPSSKTATPKVKLQQKQTFYTHSKRNRKMAIKTLACVSGEPVGAQVSYVRTEIMLAIPSSASLTISECSILVVDYIIEVKLHVGALDEVVVLFPIILCDTPVQTYPPV, encoded by the exons ATGTTCGAGCAGACAATCCGAAATTTCAAAATCAATTTTATCAGGCACGATGGACGAAATAGTTTTTCCAGTGGCGACCAAATCATAGGTCACATCTCTTTTGATctgacaaaagaaacaaagatcaCTTCAATAACAACGAGGCTGAAGGGAAACGTGAATGTGCACTGGACCGccggaggaggtggagggaaaCAGGAAACGAGGAAACGTTACTCTGCAAGGCTGGACTTCTTCGACTTAAAAGGAGTTATTTTGCAAGAAGACAGGG CTACTCGTGGGACAAAACTTCAACTCGGGACGCATGTGTATCCGGTCACATGTCAGCTCCCACTAGG AAACTTCCCATCGTCCTTTCATGGGGTTCACGGAAAAATAGCATATACCTTGACAGTGGGCATTAATAGACCGTGGCGTATGTCCAAGGACTTTGTGACAGAGCTTAAGTTTGTAAACCACATTGATACCAACCAGCCAGGGTTGAAT GCGCCACTCTCAGGTTCAAACAGCGTGACACCGTGTAGCTTGTGGTGTAACTCCAGTCCCGTCACTCTGACAGTTAGTGTAGCGACGAAAGCTTTCACCCCTG GCGAAACAGTGAAAATATTTTGTGAATTTAGTAACCCTTCATCTAAAACAGCTACTCCGAAGGTGAAGCTGCAACAGAAACAGACTTTCTACACCCACAGTAAGCGCAACAGGAAGATGGCTATCAAAACTTTGGCGTGTGTGTCAGGAGAACCTGTTGGTGCTCAGGTTTCTTATGTACGCACTGAGATCATGCTCGCTATTCCCTCGTCTGCATCTTTAACCATCTCAGAGTGCAGCATTCTGGTTGTTGATTACATTATTGAG gTTAAACTCCACGTAGGAGCATTGGATGAGGTCGTTGTGCTGTTTCCAATCATCCTGTGTGATACCCCCGTGCAAACTTATCCCCCAGTGTGA
- the LOC113033771 gene encoding arrestin domain-containing protein 3-like, with protein MSSSVKNFTVGYNPLNKSNTFSSGDYLMGQVTFELTNECEVQSLFVKLKGKAQVSWTENYGKTIVTYQSKEKYFSIKQFVIQESMGKNDLSPGCHVYPFTFQIPVQDLPSSFKGSCGKILYTVEANLNRSMRMDSKAKAEFTLIQKTNHDPVMMSPQQNMIDKKMKLFSTGSVAMDVSIAKTGFCQGEGIRVMASIQNKSSRDIKPKYCLYRKYSYFANKKRKVETKDILKEEGEAIPHSAGQTVTRIITVPSTVTTSILNCNIIKVEYRLRVYLDVKYASDPEVKFHIVILPALEGSDNQQSSDFLTSEFDQFPNPYMSGGMSFLQNPAAPEPSAPPPSYETYGMYPSFTGLDRKP; from the exons ATGTCAAGTAGTGTTAAGAActttacagtgggatacaatcCCCTAAACAAAAGCAACACTTTCAGTAGTGGTGATTATCTCATGGGACAAGTTACATTTGAATTAACTAATGAGTGTGAAGTACAGTCACTCTTTGTAAAGCTGAAGGGAAAAGCTCAAGTGTCATGGACTGAAAATTATGGGAAAACTATTGTGACTTACCAAAGCAAAGAGAAGTATTTCAGCATCAAGCAGTTTGTCATTCAGGAATCTATGG GCAAAAATGATCTTTCCCCTGGCTGCCATGTATACCCATTCACCTTTCAGATTCCAGTGCA AGACCTGCCGTCCTCCTTCAAGGGCTCATGTGGAAAGATTTTGTACACAGTCGAGGCAAATCTGAACCGGTCGATGAGAATGGACAGCAAAGCGAAGGCAGAGTTTACCCTCATCCAAAAGACAAACCATGATCCAGTGATGATG AGCCCACAGCAAAATATgattgataagaaaatgaagctCTTCTCAACGGGATCTGTGGCCATGGATGTAAGCATTGCAAAAACAGGCTTCTGCCAAG gaGAAGGCATAAGGGTCATGGCTTCAATTCAGAACAAGTCCTCTCGTGACATTAAGCCCAAGTACTGtctgtacaggaaatacagctACTTTGCAAATAAGAAAAGGAAAGTTGAAACAAAAGACATCCTGAAGGAGGAGGGTGAAGCCATCCCACACTCGGCAGGTCAGACTGTCACCAGGATCATCACCGTACCTTCCACCGTGACCACCTCAATCCTAAACTGCAACATCATCAAAGTAGAGTATAGACTCCGG GTCTATCTGGATGTGAAGTATGCTTCAGACCCAGAAGTCAAGTTCCACATAGTCATCCTGCCTGCTTTAGAGGGGTCTGATAATCAGCAGTCATCTGACTTTTTGACCAGTGAATTTGACCAATTTCCAAATCCTTACATGTCAGGAGGGATGAGCTTTCTACAAAATCCAGCTGCCCCTGAACCTTCTGCTCCACCACCTTCCTATGAGACATATGGGATGTACCCCTCTTTCACAGGTTTAGATAGAAAGCCCTAG
- the LOC113034052 gene encoding arrestin domain-containing protein 3-like: MLSTIKRLEVIYNSINDSNTFTNGDVIYGEVRLEAEKDFQIESLLIKFKGKAEVLWTERHGQTTHVYHAKDKYFSVRSYFIRDKNSKKDDRQTLVTDNLQTYSSVVAPGIHVYPFSFQFPFQDLPSSFKGADGKIVYSLEAVLSRSMRMNTKRSTMVNFVSTTNVNSISWLQTPLHDSKDKKMNIFTSGSVAMDVNLEKMGFRQGEGLKVVAFIKNSSSREIKPKYCLYRKHSFFARGKRRVHTKDLLKEVGDAIPPSAEEAVTRVITIPRDVEPSILNCNIIKAEHRLRVYLDVKYASDPEIKFPVAILPAFQAYPAVPPHYPAAAATPFGFNPNPNPPVWGFEPQQPIAAPQPSDPPPPYGAYAMYPPLPDFENKS, encoded by the exons ATGCTGTCCACAATCAAGAGATTAGAAGTAATCTATAACTCTATCAATGACAGCAACACTTTTACTAATGGTGATGTCATTTATGGGGAAGTCAGGCTGGAAGCGGAGAAAGACTTCCAGATAGAGTCCCTGCTCATTAAATTCAAAGGGAAAGCTGAGGTTTTGTGGACCGAGAGGCACGGACAAACCACGCATGTATACCACGCCAAAGACAAATACTTCAGCGTTAGAAGTTACTTCATCcgagacaaaaacagcaaaa AGGACGACAGACAGACACTAGTGACCGACAACTTACAAACAT acagcAGCGTTGTTGCCCCAGGAATCCATGTCTACCCATTCAGCTTTCAGTTCCCCTTCCA GGATTTACCCTCCTCCTTCAAAGGTGCTGATGGTAAAATTGTGTACTCGCTGGAAGCCGTGCTGAGCAGATCAATGAGGATGAACACGAAACGTTCAACTATGGTCAACTTTGTGTCAACGACAAATGTGAACAGTATATCTTGGTTACAG acaccGCTGCATGACTCTAAGGAtaagaaaatgaacatttttaccTCAGGAAGTGTAGCCATGGATGTTAATCTTGAAAAAATGGGCTTCCGACAAG GAGAAGGATTAAAAGTTGTGGCCTTCATTAAGAACAGTTCATCTCGTGAGATCAAGCCCAAGTACTGTTTGTACAGAAAGCACAGTTTCTTTGCAAGAGGGAAGAGAAGGGTCCATACTAAAGACCTCTTGAAAGAGGTGGGAGACGCCATCCCTCCATCTGCAGAAGAAGCCGTCACAAGGGTCATCACCATTCCCCGTGACGTGGAGCCCTCGATCCTCAACTGCAACATCATCAAAGCTGAGCACAGACTCAGG GTGTACCTTGACGTAAAATATGCTTCAGATCCAGAGATCAAGTTTCCTGTAGCCATCCTGCCAGCCTTCCAGGCCTATCCTGCAGTGCCACCACACTAtcccgctgctgctgctaccCCCTTTGGATTCAACCCGAACCCAAACCCTCCAGTGTGGGGTTTTGAGCCACAACAACCAATAGCAGCTCCCCAACCGTCAGATCCCCCTCCTCCTTATGGAGCATATGCAATGTACCCTCCATTGCCAGATTTTGAGAATAAATCCTAG
- the LOC113034053 gene encoding arrestin domain-containing protein 3-like — MTIKKFSIEYDAINSKNTFTNGDMINGRIIVEVSGETKIQSLIFRGQGRAKVCWSEHYGKNQTHVYWATEKYYDIKQDILRESRRDGTEVIGKGRHVYPFSFRIPDGILPSTYKGAHGKIVHKVKAELKQSMKITKKTKAHFTFVSKTHMGIPGLLEPQYTHKDKSVLGSGKVSVDVHTTQMGYMQGEALVVTVEINNNSSRTVKPKFILYQKHSFFAQGHRKVYTHAILKDKAEAVEASSGRKTVTKVITIPGDLPPSILNSHIINLEYRLKVQLNIKCSIDPKLKLPIVIMPAVVKQPHPSAGIGFDTFRNPEKTSWGTTPQQTPPQLADLPPHYGAHAMYPTTTLDDYKTAL, encoded by the exons ATGACCATTAAAAAATTCTCAATCGAATACGATGCCATCAACAGCAAAAACACCTTCACGAATGGAGATATGATTAATGGAAGAATTATTGTGGAGGTGTCTGGTGAAACCAAAATCCAATCGCTGATTTTTAGAGGACAAGGAAGAGCGAAGGTATGCTGGAGTGAGCATTACGGAAAAAATCAAACCCATGTTTACTGGGCTACTGAGAAATATTATGACATCAAACAAGATATCTTGAGAGAATCAAGACGCGATG GCACTGAAGTCATTGGAAAAGGAAGACACGTGTATCCTTTTTCGTTCAGGATTCCTGATGG AATACTGCCATCAACCTATAAAGGAGCCCATGGAAAAATTGTTCATAAGGTGAAAGCAGAGCTGAAACAATCAATGAAgattacaaaaaaaactaagGCCCACTTCACTTTTGTGTCCAAGACACACATGGGTATTCCTGGACTTCTG GAACCTCAGTATACTCATAAGGATAAATCTGTTTTGGGCTCTGGAAAGGTTTCAGTAGATGTTCATACCACTCAGATGGGATACATGCAAG GCGAAGCTCTCGTGGTCACAGTTGAAATCAACAACAACTCGAGTCGCACAGTGAAGCCCAAATTCATACTGTATCAGAAACACAGTTTCTTTGCCCAGGGCCACAGGAAAGTTTACACACATGCCATCCTTAAGGATAAGGCTGAGGCTGTTGAAGCATCTTCTGGCAGAAAAACCGTGACCAAGGTGATCACCATCCCTGGAGACCTACCCCCCTCCATCTTGAACAGCCACATCATCAACCTGGAGTACAGGCTGAAG GTCCAACTGAATATCAAATGTTCTATTGATCCAAAGCTCAAACTTCCTATAGTTATCATGCCTGCGGTGGTGAAACAACCACATCCTTCTGCTGGCATTGGATTTGACACTTTTAGGAACCCAGAAAAAACATCCTGGGGAACTACACCCCAGCAAACACCACCCCAACTTGCAGATCTTCCACCTCACTACGGAGCACATGCGATGTACCCCACTACCACTCTTGATGATTATAAGACTGCACTTTGA